The following proteins are encoded in a genomic region of Methanomicrobiales archaeon HGW-Methanomicrobiales-1:
- a CDS encoding two pore domain potassium channel family protein translates to MEPLPLRLRIYLTIFLIVVLGGAIGMMAVEHLSPVDAFYFIVVTLTTVGYGDIYPLTTVGKLLVMVIILAGVSCFLGLAADAVEFILERREREKRLAKLNMIIGIFYSEVGTRLLRKFSVHDTGVEKIRSALLVSNTWSDEDFKKAHALLKDHSFQLDSRSLPLEELHGFLSHHKGFMLALLENPQLYEHDRFTDLMHAVFHLAEELISRERLVDLPQADYNHLSGDITRVYSQLVVEWLVYMQHLKKHYPYLFSLAMRTNPFDAHASAIVQ, encoded by the coding sequence ATGGAACCACTTCCGCTCAGGCTCCGTATTTACCTGACCATATTTTTGATTGTAGTCCTGGGAGGTGCCATTGGGATGATGGCCGTTGAACACCTCTCTCCGGTAGATGCATTCTACTTTATCGTCGTTACCCTGACTACCGTCGGATATGGGGATATCTATCCCCTCACAACCGTGGGTAAACTGCTGGTGATGGTGATCATTCTTGCCGGGGTAAGTTGTTTTCTCGGCCTGGCCGCAGATGCGGTTGAATTTATCCTCGAACGGCGCGAGCGGGAAAAACGGCTGGCAAAACTGAATATGATCATCGGGATTTTTTATTCTGAAGTGGGTACCCGGCTGCTGAGAAAATTCAGTGTCCATGATACTGGTGTTGAAAAAATCCGGTCTGCCCTGCTCGTCTCAAATACCTGGTCCGATGAGGATTTTAAAAAAGCACATGCTCTTTTAAAGGATCATTCATTCCAGCTGGACAGCCGTTCTCTCCCGCTTGAGGAATTACATGGTTTCCTTTCGCATCACAAGGGGTTCATGCTGGCCCTGCTGGAAAATCCCCAACTCTACGAACATGACCGGTTCACCGATCTCATGCACGCCGTTTTCCACCTGGCAGAAGAGCTGATCTCCCGGGAACGGCTGGTGGATCTCCCGCAAGCCGATTATAATCATTTATCCGGTGATATCACCCGCGTGTACAGTCAGCTGGTGGTGGAGTGGCTGGTCTATATGCAACATCTCAAAAAACATTACCCGTACCTCTTCTCGCTGGCAATGAGAACGAACCCGTTCGATGCGCATGCAAGTGCAATCGTGCAGTGA